From a region of the Panicum virgatum strain AP13 chromosome 2K, P.virgatum_v5, whole genome shotgun sequence genome:
- the LOC120661290 gene encoding L-type lectin-domain containing receptor kinase SIT2-like gives MPNAIKPTPMLLLHLIALAFTLPAFTASNEQFVYSGFTGATNITVDGSAAIMPSGLLELTNGSYQLKGHALYATPLRFRRSPNGTVHSFFVSFAFGIISAFTDVSGQGMAFFLAPSMDFSTALPSQYMGLVNDRNNGNASNHILAVELDTVQNNEFGDIDSNHVGINIDGLNSVNSSSAGYYDDKSGSFYNLTLMSSEVMRVWIDYDGEAKRLDVTLAPVKMAKPVRPLVSSTQDLSQVLTDMSFVGFSSATGMVNTRHYLLGWSFGMNAPAPPIDIAKLPRLPRAVGPKKGVLVIVVLPVATASFLLTVSVVAFLAVKRHVRYAEVREDWEDEFGAHRFSYRDLYCATEGFKDEHLLGVGGFGRVYKGLLPVSKLEIAVKRVSHDSKQGMKQFIAEVVSIGRLQHRNIVRLLGYCRRKGELLLVYEYMPNGSLDKYVFGCDHNHNDNVKLNWSQRFHVIKGIASGLHYLHDEWEKVTIHRDIKASNVLLDNQMNGRLGDFGLARLYDHGVDPQTTHVVGTLGYLAPELARTGKATPVTDVYAFGVFVLEVTCGRRPINQSSDEDNQLMLVDWVLENWQKGSLIDTVDIKLQGDYDTDDACRLLKLGLLCSHPFRNSRPNMRQVLEYLDGDKPLPELSPANLSFYVMSMMQNEGFDDCIMSSCVTSLATVSDLSGAR, from the coding sequence ATGCCCAACGCAATCAAGCCTACGCCCATGCTTCTTCTACATCTCATCGCCCTTGCTTTTACCTTACCTGCCTTCACAGCTAGCAACGAGCAATTCGTCTACTCTGGGTTCACCGGCGCCACCAACATCACAGTGGACGGCTCGGCCGCGATCATGCCGTCCGGCCTGCTCGAGCTGACCAACGGCAGTTACCAGCTAAAAGGCCATGCCTTGTACGCGACTCCACTGCGGTTCCGCAGGTCGCCCAACGGCACGGTGCATTCCTTCTTCGTCTCCTTCGCGTTTGGCATCATCTCTGCCTTCACCGATGTGAGCGGCCAAGGCATGGCCTTCTTCCTCGCCCCGAGCATGGACTTCTCCACTGCGCTTCCAAGCCAGTACATGGGCCTCGTCAACGACCGCAACAACGGCAACGCGAGCAACCATATCCTCGCCGTGGAGCTCGACACCGTGCAGAACAACGAGTTCGGTGACATCGACAGCAACCATGTGGGCATCAACATCGACGGCCTCAACTCCGTCAACTCCAGCAGCGCTGGCTACTACGACGACAAGAGTGGCAGCTTCTACAACCTGACGCTGATGAGCAGTGAGGTGATGCGGGTGTGGATAGACTACGACGGGGAGGCCAAGCGTCTGGACGTGACCTTGGCTCCCGTCAAAATGGCGAAACCTGTAAGGCCGCTCGTCTCTTCCACCCAGGATCTCTCCCAAGTGCTGACAGACATGTCGTTCGTTGGGTTCTCATCTGCAACTGGCATGGTCAACACACGTCACTACCTACTTGGCTGGAGCTTCGGCATGAACGCTCCAGCTCCACCCATTGATATCGCCAAGCTGCCCAGGTTGCCTCGTGCTGTTGGCCCCAAGAAGGGTGTCCTGGTGATCGTCGTTCTGCCTGTGGCGACAGCCTCCTTCCTCCTCACAGTGAGCGTAGTTGCATTCCTGGCAGTGAAGAGACATGTGAGGTATGCTGAGGTGCGTGAAGATTGGGAGGATGAATTTGGGGCTCACAGGTTCTCGTACAGGGATCTATACTGTGCGACAGAGGGATTCAAGGACGAGCACCTGCTCGGCGTAGGAGGCTTTGGGAGGGTGTACAAGGGCCTTCTTCCTGTATCAAAACTGGAGATTGCAGTAAAGAGGGTGTCTCACGACTCAAAGCAGGGCATGAAGCAGTTCATCGCAGAGGTTGTCAGCATTGGTCGCCTGCAGCACCGAAATATTGTCAGGTTACTTGGTTACTGCCGTCGAAAAGGTGAACTCCTTTTGGTGTATGAATATATGCCCAATGGAAGTCTTGATAAGTATGTGTTTGGGTGCGATCACAACCACAATGATAATGTTAAACTAAATTGGAGCCAAAGGTTTCACGTAATCAAAGGCATCGCATCGGGTTTGCATTATCTTCATGATGAGTGGGAGAAAGTTACCATCCACCGGGATATCAAAGCTAGCAACGTGCTGCTTGACAATCAGATGAATGGAAGGTTGGGTGACTTCGGCCTTGCAAGACTGTACGATCATGGTGTGGACCCACAAACCACACATGTGGTTGGCACCTTAGGGTACCTAGCTCCTGAGCTTGCTAGAACTGGCAAGGCCACCCCTGTAACGGATGTGTATGCATTCGGAGTGTTCGTACTTGAGGTGACTTGTGGGAGAAGACCTATTAACCAATCATCTGATGAAGACAACCAACTCATGTTAGTCGACTGGGTACTCGAGAATTGGCAGAAAGGATCACTCATTGACACGGTAGACATTAAGCTTCAAGGTGACTACGACACGGACGACGCGTGTCGCTTGCTGAAATTAGGATTGCTCTGTTCACACCCATTTCGAAATTCGAGGCCCAACATGCGACAAGTTTTGGAGTACCTCGACGGGGATAAGCCATTGCCAGAGCTATCACCAGCTAATTTGAGCTTTTACGTGATGTCCATGATGCAAAATGAAGGATTTGACGATTGCATCATGTCGTCCTGCGTGACAAGCcttgctacagtgtccgacctATCGGGTGCACGGTGA
- the LOC120661278 gene encoding L-type lectin-domain containing receptor kinase SIT2-like isoform X2, whose product MEQNFSTALPSQYLGLFNPQNNGKITNHVFAVELDTNQNKEFHDINNNHVGIDVNSLHSVQSHDAGYYDNEDGTFQNLTLASHDVMQVWVDYDSQYTRISVTMAPIRMPKPMRPLITATYNLSEVFTEPAYIGFSAATSPINSRHYILGWSFGMSMPAPAIDTSKLPELPRVGPKPQSKILEIILPIATAALVSVTIVIIFELKRRRQMYAEVCEDWEAEFGPHRFAYKDLFHATKGFNKRNLLGTGGFGSVYRGVLPISKLEVAVKKISHESRQGMKEFVAEIVSIGCLRHRNLVRLLGYCRRKGELLLVYDYMSNGSLDKYLYFDEGTCILDWSTRFHIIQDVACGLHYLHEKWEKVVIHRDIKASNVLLDSKMNGRLGDFGLARLYDHGKDPQTTHVVGTIGYLAPELTRTGKTSPLTDVFAFGIFLLEVTCGQRPLKQNAQDAQIILVDWVLEHWRNRRLIEVVDSRLNGNFDMEEACLLLRLGLLCSHPFAGSRPSMKLVMQYLDGDVPFPDATLMDMNVKILSMMENEGFNLSTMSHQQLMTSFGTMSILSGGR is encoded by the exons ATGGAACAG AATTTCTCCACTGCGTTGCCAAGCCAGTACCTGGGCCTCTTCAACCCACAGAACAACGGCAAGATCACCAACCATGTATTTGCAGTCGAACTGGACACTAACCAAAACAAGGAGTTCCATGACATCAACAACAATCATGTTGGCATCGATGTCAACAGTCTACATTCTGTGCAGTCGCATGATGCTGGCTACTATGACAACGAAGATGGTACGTTCCAGAACTTGACCCTTGCTAGCCATGATGTAATGCAAGTGTGGGTTGATTATGACTCTCAGTACACAAGGATCAGTGTGACCATGGCTCCAATCAGAATGCCCAAGCCAATGAGACCACTGATCACAGCCACCTATAACCTCTCTGAGGTATTCACAGAGCCAGCATACATTGGTTTTTCAGCTGCAACTAGCCCAATCAATTCAAGACACTATATTCTTGGTTGGAGCTTTGGCATGAGTATGCCAGCTCCAGCCATTGACACTTCCAAGTTGCCAGAGCTACCACGTGTAGGCCCCAAGCCTCAATCCAAAATCTTGGAAATCATCTTACCAATAGCTACAGCAGCATTAGTATCCGTGACTATAGTCATCATCTTTGAACTCAAGCGGAGACGACAGATGTATGCCGAGGTGTGCGAAGATTGGGAGGCTGAGTTTGGGCCTCACCGATTTGCATATAAGGATTTGTTCCATGCAACAAAAGGTTTCAACAAAAGGAACCTACTTGGAACAGGAGGATTTGGGAGTGTATATAGAGGAGTACTTCCAATATCTAAATTGGAGGTTGCTGTGAAGAAGATTTCTCATGAGTCAAGGCAGGGGATGAAGGAGTTTGTTGCAGAGATTGTAAGCATTGGTTGTCTCCGACACCGTAACCTTGTAAGATTACTTGGCTACTGTCGACGAAAGGGTGAACTGCTTTTAGTTTATGACTATATGTCTAATGGGAGTCTTGATAAATACTTGTACTTTGATGAGGGAACATGCATATTAGATTGGTCTACGAGGTTTCATATCATCCAAGATGTTGCATGCGGTCTACACTATCTCCATGAGAAGTGGGAAAAAGTTGTTATCCACCGAGATATCAAGGCAAGCAATGTGCTACTTGATAGCAAAATGAATGGACGGCTTGGTGACTTTGGTCTTGCAAGATTATATGACCACGGGAAAGACCCGCAAACGACACATGTGGTTGGCACCATAGGGTACCTAGCCCCTGAGCTAACACGCACAGGAAAAACATCCCCACTTACAGATGTTTTTGCTTTTGGCATATTTCTTCTTGAGGTAACTTGTGGGCAAAGGCCTCTGAAGCAAAATGCTCAAGATGCACAAATTATATTGGTTGATTGGGTATTAGAACATTGGCGAAACAGAAGACTCATTGAGGTTGTGGATTCAAGGCTCAATGGCAACTTTGATATGGAGGAGGCATGCTTGCTGCTAAGGCTTGGGTTGTTGTGTTCTCACCCATTTGCTGGTTCCAGGCCCAGCATGAAACTTGTTATGCAATACCTCGATGGAGATGTACCATTCCCTGATGCAACATTGATGGATATGAACGTCAAAATTTTGTCCATGATGGAGAACGAAGGATTCAACCTATCCACAATGTCACATCAGCAGTTAATGACAAGCTTTGGCACAATGTCCATCCTCTCTGGAGGAAGATGA
- the LOC120661279 gene encoding L-type lectin-domain containing receptor kinase SIT2-like, with protein MSYSYMNPLFLLLILHLFFLHLNLSAFGIGRDQFVYSGFTSANLTLDGAATITPNGLLELTNGTARLKGHAFHPTPIHVSKEPHGTVQSFALSFIFAIYCVQPDICGHGIAFLLAAHKNFSNTMPMQYMGLINEHSNGNVTNHFFAVELDTNCNDEFKDIDNNHVGIDINGLNSANSSSAGYYDNRNGNFHNLTLASYKVMQVWVEYDEDNTQINVTLSPLNVAKPFKLLLSTTYNLSRVLGDKAYVGFSSSTGSFISRQYVLGWSFGMNRPTLPIDITKLPKLPHEGPNPQSKVLEIILPITTAAFVIIVGTIVILLVRRRLMYAEIREDWEVEFGPNRFSYKDLFYATEGFKNKNLLGIGGFGRVYKGVLPKSKVMVAVKKISHNSKQGMKEFVAEVVSIGHLQHRNLVQLHGYCRRKGELILVYEYMPGGSLDRYLYDQENKPTLNWDQRMRIIKGIASGLLYLHEEWEKVVLHRDIKPSNVLLDGEMNAHLGDFGLARLYDHGAEPQTTHIVGTIGYLAPELGRTKKATPLTDVFSFGMFVLEITCGRKPIEQTGQDRQLLLVDWVLDCWHKGLVTDAVDVKLQGAYNVDEACLILKMGLLCSHPFINLRPSMREVMQYLNGNVPLPDKLTPADMSFSMLSFMQNRCFNPATLTNSFSTTNNSMTSDLTGGR; from the exons ATGTCATACTCTTACATGAATCCCTTGTTCTTGCTGCTGATTCTACACCTGTTCTTCCTTCACCTAAACCTCTCAGCCTTTGGAATTGGCAGAGACCAATTTGTCTACTCAGGTTTCACCAGTGCGAACCTCACCCTTGATGGTGCAGCTACCATCACACCAAATGGCCTACTTGAACTCACTAATGGCACTGCTCGTCTCAAAGGCCATGCCTTCCACCCGACCCCAATCCACGTCAGCAAAGAACCCCACGGCACAGTACAGTCATTTGCTCTCTCCTTCatctttgccatctactgtgtCCAGCCCGACATCTGTGGTCATGGCATCGCCTTCCTTCTTGCCGCACACAAGAACTTCTCGAACACAATGCCGATGCAGTACATGGGACTCATCAATGAACACAGCAACGGAAATGTGACCAACCACTTCTTTGCTGTTGAGCTCGACACCAACTGTAATGATGAATTCAAGGACATAGACAACAACCATGTTGGCATCGACATCAACGGGCTCAATTCTGCGAATTCCAGCAGTGCTGGGTACTACGACAACAGAAATGGTAACTTCCACAACTTGACACTAGCAAGCTACAAAGTGATGCAGGTGTGGGTGGAATATGATGAGGATAACACACAGATCAATGTGACCTTGTCTCCCTTAAACGTGGCCAAACCATTCAAACTGCTGCTCTCTAC CACCTACAACCTATCAAGAGTGCTCGGAGACAAGGCATATGTCGGTTTCTCATCATCGACAGGTTCATTCATTTCACGGCAATATGTTCTTGGTTGGAGTTTTGGCATGAACAGGCCTACTCTTCCCATTGATATCACCAAGCTACCAAAGCTACCCCATGAAGGCCCCAATCCTCAATCCAAGGTTTTGGAGATCATACTTCCAATAACTACTGCAGCATTTGTTATTATTGTAGGCACCATTGTCATTCTTCTGGTTAGAAGGCGGCTAATGTATGCTGAAATACGAGAAGATTGGGAGGTTGAGTTTGGACCAAACAGATTTTCATATAAGGACTTGTTTTATGCTACTGAAGGATTTAAGAACAAGAATCTACTGGGCATTGGAGGATTTGGAAGGGTATACAAGGGAGTTCTTCCAAAATCTAAGGTGATGGTTGCTGTGAAGAAAATCTCCCATAATTCTAAGCAGGGCATGAAAGAATTTGTTGCCGAGGTTGTAAGCATTGGCCACCTCCAACACCGTAATCTTGTGCAGTTACATGGCTATTGCCGCCGAAAAGGTGAACTTATTTTAGTGTACGAATACATGCCAGGTGGAAGTCTTGACAGGTACTTGTATGATCAAGAGAACAAGCCTACTTTGAATTGGGATCAAAGAATGCGAATAATCAAAGGAATAGCATCTGGCTTGCTTTACCTCCATGAGGAATGGGAGAAGGTAGTACTCCATCGGGACATCAAGCCAAGCAATGTGCTCCTTGATGGTGAAATGAATGCACATCTAGGTGATTTTGGTCTAGCCAGGCTATACGACCATGGTGCCGAACCTCAGACCACACATATTGTTGGTACCATTGGTTACCTAGCTCCAGAGCTAGGACGAACTAAAAAGGCAACTCCACTTACCGATGTATTTTCCTTTGGTATGTTTGTTCTTGAAATTACTTGCGGGAGAAAACCCATTGAGCAAACTGGCCAAGATAGGCAACTGCTATTGGTCGATTGGGTACTTGACTGTTGGCACAAAGGATTAGTCACAGATGCAGTAGATGTCAAGCTCCAAGGTGCCTACAATGTTGATGAGGCATGCCTAATACTAAAGATGGGATTGCTGTGCTCACACCCATTTATCAatctaaggccaagcatgagggAAGTCATGCAGTATCTCAACGGCAACGTTCCACTACCGGATAAGTTAACGCCAGCTGATATGAGCTTTAGCATGCTGTCTTTCATGCAGAACAGATGTTTCAACCCAGCGACCTTGACAAACTCATTCTCAACGACAAATAACAGTATGACATCTGACCTCACAGGAGGTAGATGA
- the LOC120661278 gene encoding L-type lectin-domain containing receptor kinase SIT2-like isoform X1 has protein sequence MKIVCYLFIFHSLILAVLCTGDKQFVYSGFGGANLTLDGAATVTPDGLLQLTNGTGNMKGHAFYPTPIHFRKTPNGAVQSFSVAFMFGIVSLHADLSAHGMVFLISPSKNFSTALPSQYLGLFNPQNNGKITNHVFAVELDTNQNKEFHDINNNHVGIDVNSLHSVQSHDAGYYDNEDGTFQNLTLASHDVMQVWVDYDSQYTRISVTMAPIRMPKPMRPLITATYNLSEVFTEPAYIGFSAATSPINSRHYILGWSFGMSMPAPAIDTSKLPELPRVGPKPQSKILEIILPIATAALVSVTIVIIFELKRRRQMYAEVCEDWEAEFGPHRFAYKDLFHATKGFNKRNLLGTGGFGSVYRGVLPISKLEVAVKKISHESRQGMKEFVAEIVSIGCLRHRNLVRLLGYCRRKGELLLVYDYMSNGSLDKYLYFDEGTCILDWSTRFHIIQDVACGLHYLHEKWEKVVIHRDIKASNVLLDSKMNGRLGDFGLARLYDHGKDPQTTHVVGTIGYLAPELTRTGKTSPLTDVFAFGIFLLEVTCGQRPLKQNAQDAQIILVDWVLEHWRNRRLIEVVDSRLNGNFDMEEACLLLRLGLLCSHPFAGSRPSMKLVMQYLDGDVPFPDATLMDMNVKILSMMENEGFNLSTMSHQQLMTSFGTMSILSGGR, from the coding sequence ATGAAAATTGTGTGTTATCTCTTCATTTTCCACAGCCTTATCCTTGCTGTTTTGTGTACCGGTGACAAGCAGTTCGTCTACTCTGGCTTCGGTGGTGCCAACCTCACCCTGGATGGTGCTGCAACAGTCACCCCAGACGGCTTACTCCAGCTGACTAATGGAACAGGTAACATGAAAGGCCACGCGTTCTACCCGACCCCGATCCATTTCCGCAAGACCCCAAATGGTGCTGTGCAATCCTTCTCTGTTGCCTTTATGTTTGGCATCGTCTCTCTTCATGCTGACTTGAGTGCGCATGGCATGGTGTTCTTGATCTCTCCGAGCAAGAATTTCTCCACTGCGTTGCCAAGCCAGTACCTGGGCCTCTTCAACCCACAGAACAACGGCAAGATCACCAACCATGTATTTGCAGTCGAACTGGACACTAACCAAAACAAGGAGTTCCATGACATCAACAACAATCATGTTGGCATCGATGTCAACAGTCTACATTCTGTGCAGTCGCATGATGCTGGCTACTATGACAACGAAGATGGTACGTTCCAGAACTTGACCCTTGCTAGCCATGATGTAATGCAAGTGTGGGTTGATTATGACTCTCAGTACACAAGGATCAGTGTGACCATGGCTCCAATCAGAATGCCCAAGCCAATGAGACCACTGATCACAGCCACCTATAACCTCTCTGAGGTATTCACAGAGCCAGCATACATTGGTTTTTCAGCTGCAACTAGCCCAATCAATTCAAGACACTATATTCTTGGTTGGAGCTTTGGCATGAGTATGCCAGCTCCAGCCATTGACACTTCCAAGTTGCCAGAGCTACCACGTGTAGGCCCCAAGCCTCAATCCAAAATCTTGGAAATCATCTTACCAATAGCTACAGCAGCATTAGTATCCGTGACTATAGTCATCATCTTTGAACTCAAGCGGAGACGACAGATGTATGCCGAGGTGTGCGAAGATTGGGAGGCTGAGTTTGGGCCTCACCGATTTGCATATAAGGATTTGTTCCATGCAACAAAAGGTTTCAACAAAAGGAACCTACTTGGAACAGGAGGATTTGGGAGTGTATATAGAGGAGTACTTCCAATATCTAAATTGGAGGTTGCTGTGAAGAAGATTTCTCATGAGTCAAGGCAGGGGATGAAGGAGTTTGTTGCAGAGATTGTAAGCATTGGTTGTCTCCGACACCGTAACCTTGTAAGATTACTTGGCTACTGTCGACGAAAGGGTGAACTGCTTTTAGTTTATGACTATATGTCTAATGGGAGTCTTGATAAATACTTGTACTTTGATGAGGGAACATGCATATTAGATTGGTCTACGAGGTTTCATATCATCCAAGATGTTGCATGCGGTCTACACTATCTCCATGAGAAGTGGGAAAAAGTTGTTATCCACCGAGATATCAAGGCAAGCAATGTGCTACTTGATAGCAAAATGAATGGACGGCTTGGTGACTTTGGTCTTGCAAGATTATATGACCACGGGAAAGACCCGCAAACGACACATGTGGTTGGCACCATAGGGTACCTAGCCCCTGAGCTAACACGCACAGGAAAAACATCCCCACTTACAGATGTTTTTGCTTTTGGCATATTTCTTCTTGAGGTAACTTGTGGGCAAAGGCCTCTGAAGCAAAATGCTCAAGATGCACAAATTATATTGGTTGATTGGGTATTAGAACATTGGCGAAACAGAAGACTCATTGAGGTTGTGGATTCAAGGCTCAATGGCAACTTTGATATGGAGGAGGCATGCTTGCTGCTAAGGCTTGGGTTGTTGTGTTCTCACCCATTTGCTGGTTCCAGGCCCAGCATGAAACTTGTTATGCAATACCTCGATGGAGATGTACCATTCCCTGATGCAACATTGATGGATATGAACGTCAAAATTTTGTCCATGATGGAGAACGAAGGATTCAACCTATCCACAATGTCACATCAGCAGTTAATGACAAGCTTTGGCACAATGTCCATCCTCTCTGGAGGAAGATGA